A DNA window from Pseudomonas resinovorans NBRC 106553 contains the following coding sequences:
- a CDS encoding amino acid permease, with protein MSEDRIQLTRALKSRHIFMLSLGGVIGTGLFMGSGVTINQGGPAGAVLAYLVAGVLMYLVMVCLGELSVQMPVSGSFQAHATRYIGPGTGFMIGWVYWMSWATTVGLEFTAAGMLMTRWFPEVPIWYWSALFVVVLFSLNALATRAFGEAEYWFSGIKVAAILAFIVVGLLAIFGGLPLASGAPAPMFSNLIGDSLFPNGISAVFAVMMAVVYAFQGCEIMGVAAGETDQPEKSIPRAVRNVVFRVLIFYVLAIVVLSAIVPWQQAGLMESPFVQVFDMVGIPFAADLMNFVILTAILSVGNSGLYASTRILWAMSKTGMAPRGLSTLSSRGVPLRALSITLCFALLSLLTSVVAADTLFMVLMAVSGMAGTVTWIVIALAQYRFRRELYRAGGSVQDLKYAAPLYPFLPLACILLCSSLFVFLALDPTQRPSLYWGFGFVGLCYGVYYFLQLKRQRRAVAAPAL; from the coding sequence ATGTCTGAAGATCGCATCCAGCTCACCCGCGCGCTGAAGAGCCGCCACATTTTCATGCTGTCCCTGGGCGGCGTGATCGGCACCGGCCTGTTCATGGGGTCGGGCGTCACCATCAACCAGGGCGGCCCGGCCGGCGCCGTGCTGGCCTACCTGGTGGCCGGCGTACTGATGTACCTGGTGATGGTCTGCCTGGGCGAACTCTCGGTGCAGATGCCGGTGTCCGGCTCCTTCCAGGCCCACGCCACCCGCTACATCGGCCCCGGCACCGGCTTCATGATCGGTTGGGTCTACTGGATGAGCTGGGCCACCACGGTCGGCCTGGAGTTCACCGCCGCCGGCATGCTGATGACCCGCTGGTTCCCCGAGGTGCCCATCTGGTACTGGTCGGCGCTCTTCGTCGTGGTGCTGTTCTCCCTCAACGCCCTGGCCACCCGCGCCTTCGGTGAGGCCGAGTACTGGTTCTCCGGGATCAAGGTGGCGGCCATCCTCGCCTTCATCGTCGTCGGCCTGCTGGCCATCTTCGGCGGCCTGCCGCTGGCCAGCGGCGCGCCGGCCCCGATGTTCTCCAACCTGATCGGCGACAGCCTGTTCCCCAACGGCATTTCCGCCGTGTTCGCGGTGATGATGGCGGTGGTCTACGCCTTCCAGGGCTGCGAGATCATGGGCGTGGCCGCCGGCGAGACCGACCAGCCGGAGAAGAGCATCCCCCGCGCCGTGCGCAACGTGGTGTTCCGCGTGCTGATCTTCTATGTGCTGGCCATCGTGGTGCTCTCGGCCATCGTGCCCTGGCAGCAGGCCGGCCTGATGGAGAGTCCCTTCGTCCAGGTATTCGACATGGTCGGCATTCCCTTCGCCGCCGACCTGATGAACTTCGTCATCCTCACCGCCATCCTCTCGGTGGGTAACTCCGGCCTCTATGCCTCCACCCGCATCCTCTGGGCGATGTCCAAGACCGGCATGGCGCCGCGCGGCCTGTCGACCCTGAGCAGTCGCGGCGTGCCGCTGCGCGCCCTGAGCATCACCCTGTGCTTCGCGCTGCTGTCGTTGCTGACCAGCGTGGTGGCCGCCGACACCCTGTTCATGGTGCTGATGGCCGTCAGCGGCATGGCCGGCACCGTGACCTGGATCGTCATCGCCCTGGCCCAGTACCGCTTCCGCCGCGAGCTCTACCGGGCCGGCGGCAGCGTGCAGGACCTCAAGTACGCCGCGCCGCTGTACCCCTTCCTGCCGCTCGCCTGCATCCTCCTGTGCAGCTCGCTGTTCGTCTTCCTCGCCCTGGACCCGACCCAGCGCCCGTCGCTCTATTGGGGCTTCGGCTTCGTCGGGCTGTGCTACGGCGTCTACTACTTCCTGCAACTCAAGCGCCAGCGCCGCGCAGTGGCAGCACCCGCCCTCTGA
- a CDS encoding ATP-binding protein — protein MTAPKPAGGLLRRLLLFILLFSLCFTLLASAVQLQLEYRREMRDIDERLELIRVGYLASFERSLWDLNQEQLKMQLRGLADFPDIARVRLTSADFDLQEGLERPAGPLRSERFALSYQPPDGEVRELGELAVDIDLGAVYRRLYATGLTSLLWMGVFLCGLAVALSWLFHHLVTRHLQVMADFARRIGSGDWHEALRLDRPAGRRSDEIDTVAQSLDDMRRAILDDIHRREEDRAALQDMVQRRTASLQRAKEEAEAANLAKSRFLATMSHEIRTPLNGILGMAELLRGAALDERDGRRLEALYKAAEGLLAILNEVLYFARLEEGGSRPEQVDFSLPDLLDQVLTLLEPRASANGTILRSRLDPRVQARCHGAEQFLRQVLSNLLANAVKFTEDGDVMVEVRLLEDLADGQRLHISVRDDGIGIAPDMQAKIFERFIQASEAVAQRYGGTGLGLSISKRLVELMGGRIGVESEEGVGSCFWFELELGAARNLQSAPALMPLAHSLEVLVVEDVALNREVVAGLLERDGHRVSLAEDAEPALLLCRQRRFDLILLDLHLPGMAGTELCRLIRADGQGQNRASRILAFTASPLPALVRSCLDAGMQGALAKPLKLDDLRRALAGQGPLEDQTAAAELLDRQLLDRQLLDTHRDLLGEQKLQGLLALLRRMLIEHRGALLDALAARDCTEVGHLAHRLAGSSESLGLRVLAACLRELEELALVGDADALLALRPRLDDLLARSAQALDELLQPPG, from the coding sequence ATGACGGCGCCCAAGCCGGCCGGCGGGCTGCTGCGACGGCTGCTGTTGTTCATCCTGCTGTTCAGCCTGTGCTTCACCCTGTTGGCCAGCGCCGTGCAACTGCAGCTGGAATACCGCCGCGAGATGCGCGACATCGACGAGCGCCTGGAACTGATTCGCGTCGGCTACCTGGCCAGCTTCGAGCGCAGCCTCTGGGACCTCAACCAGGAGCAGCTGAAGATGCAGCTGCGTGGCCTGGCCGACTTCCCCGACATCGCCCGGGTGCGCCTGACCAGCGCCGACTTCGACCTGCAGGAAGGCCTGGAGCGACCCGCCGGTCCGTTGCGCAGCGAACGCTTCGCGCTGTCCTACCAGCCACCCGATGGCGAGGTGCGCGAACTCGGCGAGCTGGCGGTGGATATCGACCTCGGCGCGGTCTACCGGCGCCTTTACGCCACCGGGCTGACCAGCCTCCTGTGGATGGGCGTGTTCCTCTGCGGCCTGGCCGTCGCGCTGTCCTGGCTGTTCCACCACCTGGTGACCCGCCACCTGCAGGTGATGGCCGACTTCGCCCGGCGCATCGGCTCCGGCGACTGGCACGAGGCCCTGCGCCTGGATCGCCCGGCTGGGCGCAGGAGTGACGAGATCGATACCGTCGCCCAGTCGCTGGACGACATGCGCCGGGCCATCCTCGACGACATCCATCGCCGTGAGGAAGACCGCGCCGCCCTGCAGGACATGGTGCAACGGCGCACCGCCAGCCTGCAGCGGGCCAAGGAGGAGGCCGAGGCCGCCAACCTCGCCAAGTCGCGCTTCCTGGCCACCATGAGCCATGAGATCCGCACGCCGCTCAACGGCATTCTCGGCATGGCCGAACTGCTGCGCGGGGCGGCCCTGGACGAACGAGACGGCAGGCGCCTGGAGGCCCTGTACAAGGCCGCCGAGGGGCTGCTGGCGATCCTCAACGAAGTGCTCTACTTCGCCCGGCTGGAAGAGGGCGGGAGCCGACCCGAGCAGGTGGATTTCTCCCTGCCGGACCTGCTCGACCAGGTGCTCACCCTGCTGGAGCCACGGGCCAGTGCCAATGGCACCATCCTGCGCTCGCGCCTCGATCCACGGGTGCAGGCGCGTTGCCATGGCGCGGAGCAGTTCCTTCGCCAGGTATTGAGCAACCTCCTGGCCAACGCAGTGAAATTCACCGAGGACGGCGACGTCATGGTGGAGGTGCGGCTGCTGGAGGACCTGGCCGACGGCCAGCGCCTGCACATCAGCGTCCGCGATGACGGCATCGGCATCGCCCCCGACATGCAGGCGAAGATCTTCGAGCGTTTTATCCAGGCCAGCGAGGCGGTGGCCCAGCGCTACGGCGGCACCGGCCTCGGGCTCTCCATCAGCAAGCGCCTGGTGGAGTTGATGGGCGGGCGCATCGGCGTGGAGAGCGAGGAGGGCGTGGGTAGCTGCTTCTGGTTCGAGCTGGAACTGGGCGCGGCGCGCAACCTCCAGTCGGCGCCGGCCCTGATGCCCCTGGCGCATTCGCTGGAGGTACTGGTGGTGGAAGACGTGGCGCTCAACCGCGAGGTGGTCGCCGGGCTGCTGGAGCGCGACGGTCACCGCGTGAGCCTGGCCGAGGACGCCGAGCCGGCCCTGCTGCTGTGCCGCCAGCGGCGCTTCGACCTGATCCTGCTCGACCTGCACCTGCCGGGCATGGCCGGCACCGAGCTGTGCCGGCTGATCCGCGCCGACGGCCAGGGGCAGAATCGCGCCAGCCGTATCCTCGCGTTCACCGCCAGCCCGCTGCCGGCGCTGGTGCGCAGCTGCCTGGACGCCGGCATGCAGGGCGCCCTGGCCAAGCCGCTGAAACTCGACGACCTGCGCCGGGCCCTGGCCGGGCAGGGGCCGCTGGAGGACCAGACGGCCGCCGCCGAACTCCTGGACCGGCAACTGCTGGACCGACAGTTGCTGGATACGCACCGCGACCTGCTCGGCGAGCAGAAGCTCCAGGGGTTGCTGGCGCTGTTGCGGCGCATGCTCATCGAGCACCGAGGCGCGCTGCTGGACGCCCTGGCCGCGCGCGACTGCACCGAAGTCGGACACCTCGCCCATCGCCTGGCCGGCAGCAGCGAATCCCTGGGCCTGCGCGTGCTGGCGGCCTGCCTGCGGGAGCTGGAAGAGCTGGCCCTGGTCGGCGACGCCGATGCCTTGCTGGCGCTGCGCCCGCGCCTGGACGACCTGCTGGCGCGTTCGGCGCAGGCGCTGGATGAGTTGTTGCAACCCCCCGGCTGA
- a CDS encoding ABC transporter substrate-binding protein, translating to MARAWLLAILLFCSTVQAAPAVRYCDYPVYPPISWSDGTHVRGLAPRVVEAVFARLGLGLETVVLGNWKRCLMDAAQGRVDVVLAYRTPERENDLVFAEVPVLREEVAVFYNRRRPLQVERLEDLRRYRGGLLFGESYGEAFDREVARAGNFEWVSDSQQNFGKLVRGRIDFIPYERRTGRLYIEHLAGGSDIAELPITLAVDHLRLAVSRRSPLAARMAEIDRELQRLADSGEIERWLAQSEAAYRDMIAQPEPRP from the coding sequence ATGGCGCGTGCCTGGCTGCTGGCCATCCTGCTGTTTTGCTCCACAGTCCAGGCCGCGCCGGCCGTGCGGTACTGCGACTACCCGGTGTACCCGCCGATTTCCTGGAGCGACGGCACGCATGTGCGCGGCCTGGCACCCCGGGTGGTCGAGGCGGTGTTCGCCAGGCTCGGCCTGGGTCTGGAAACCGTCGTGCTGGGCAACTGGAAGCGCTGCCTGATGGACGCCGCCCAGGGGCGCGTGGACGTGGTGCTCGCCTACCGCACCCCAGAGCGCGAGAACGACCTGGTGTTCGCCGAGGTGCCGGTGCTGCGCGAGGAGGTGGCGGTGTTCTACAACCGCCGGCGCCCGCTCCAGGTGGAGCGGCTGGAAGACTTGCGGCGCTATCGCGGCGGCCTGCTGTTCGGGGAGAGCTACGGCGAAGCCTTCGACCGCGAAGTCGCCCGTGCCGGCAATTTCGAGTGGGTCTCCGACAGCCAGCAGAACTTCGGCAAGCTGGTGCGAGGCCGCATCGACTTCATTCCCTACGAGCGGCGCACCGGCCGGCTCTATATCGAGCACCTGGCGGGCGGCTCGGATATCGCCGAGCTGCCCATCACCCTGGCGGTCGATCACCTGCGCCTGGCGGTGTCGCGGCGCTCGCCCCTGGCCGCGCGCATGGCGGAAATCGACCGCGAGCTCCAGCGCCTTGCCGACAGCGGCGAGATCGAGCGCTGGCTGGCGCAGAGCGAGGCCGCCTACCGCGACATGATCGCCCAGCCGGAGCCGCGCCCATGA
- a CDS encoding response regulator, translated as MAMAPSVLIVDDDPLIRELLQSYLAQEGYQVRCAGTAEQAEACLAESPVDLVMLDIRLPGKDGLTLTRELRVRSEVGIILITGRNDEVDRIVGLECGADDYVVKPLNPRELVSRAKNLVRRVRHAQQPAAAPATQLKRFAGWMLDGDRRRLIDPDGSETLLTHGEFQLLSVFLRNAGHTLSRDQLMDQIRNREWLPNDRSIDVLVGRLRRKLHDDPAEPQLIITIHGAGYLFTAAASAA; from the coding sequence ATTGCCATGGCTCCCAGTGTGCTGATCGTCGACGACGATCCGCTGATTCGCGAACTGCTCCAGTCCTACCTGGCCCAGGAGGGCTACCAGGTGCGTTGCGCGGGCACCGCCGAACAGGCCGAAGCCTGCCTGGCGGAAAGCCCGGTGGACCTGGTGATGCTCGACATCCGCCTGCCCGGCAAGGACGGCCTGACCCTGACCCGCGAGCTGCGGGTACGCTCGGAGGTCGGCATCATCCTCATCACCGGCCGCAACGACGAAGTCGACCGCATCGTCGGCCTCGAATGCGGTGCCGACGATTACGTGGTCAAACCCCTGAATCCCCGCGAGCTGGTATCCCGCGCCAAGAACCTGGTGCGCCGGGTGCGCCATGCACAACAGCCGGCCGCGGCGCCCGCCACCCAGCTCAAGCGCTTCGCCGGCTGGATGCTGGACGGCGACCGCCGGCGCCTGATCGACCCGGACGGCAGCGAAACCCTGCTCACCCACGGCGAGTTCCAGTTGCTCAGCGTGTTCCTGCGCAATGCCGGGCACACCCTCAGCCGCGACCAACTGATGGACCAGATCCGCAACCGCGAATGGCTGCCCAACGACCGCTCCATCGACGTCCTGGTGGGACGCCTGCGGCGCAAGCTGCACGACGACCCCGCCGAGCCGCAGCTGATCATCACCATCCACGGCGCGGGCTATCTGTTCACCGCCGCCGCCAGCGCCGCCTGA
- a CDS encoding TetR family transcriptional regulator C-terminal domain-containing protein gives MTTQDVRYSRLDPELRKAHLIEATLVCLKRHGFQGASIRKICAEAGVSVGLINHHYAGKDELVAEAYLAVTGRVMGMLREAIDAAQPSPRARLSAFFQASFCAELLDPQLLEAWLAFWGAVKTAQAINQAHDHSYGEYRAILAKVLGELAAEEGWQGFDGELAAISLSALLDGLWLESGLNPSTFTPEQGVQICEAWVDGLQAGGVQRFLRPVGVR, from the coding sequence ATGACCACCCAGGATGTGCGCTACTCCCGCCTTGACCCCGAACTGCGCAAGGCCCACCTGATCGAGGCGACCCTCGTCTGCCTCAAGCGCCATGGCTTCCAGGGCGCGTCGATCCGCAAGATCTGCGCCGAGGCCGGCGTGTCGGTGGGCCTGATCAACCATCACTACGCCGGCAAGGACGAGCTGGTGGCCGAGGCCTACCTGGCCGTCACCGGGCGGGTGATGGGGATGCTGCGCGAGGCCATCGACGCCGCCCAGCCGAGCCCACGGGCGCGCCTCTCGGCGTTCTTCCAGGCGTCCTTCTGCGCCGAATTGCTGGATCCGCAATTGCTCGAAGCCTGGCTGGCCTTCTGGGGCGCGGTGAAAACCGCCCAGGCCATCAACCAGGCCCACGACCATTCCTACGGCGAGTACCGCGCCATCCTTGCCAAGGTGCTCGGCGAGCTGGCCGCGGAGGAGGGCTGGCAGGGCTTCGATGGGGAGCTGGCGGCCATCAGCCTGAGCGCCTTGCTCGACGGCCTCTGGCTGGAATCCGGGCTGAACCCCTCGACCTTCACCCCGGAGCAGGGCGTGCAGATCTGCGAAGCCTGGGTGGACGGCCTGCAGGCGGGCGGGGTGCAGCGCTTCCTGCGGCCCGTCGGCGTCCGTTGA
- a CDS encoding polyamine ABC transporter substrate-binding protein translates to MRKTLVAALGTTLILLPALSSADDGKTLRLYNWSDYIGEHTLANFEKATGIKVVYDTFDSYETVQGKLLPGRSGYDLVVLNAALVPPLLQAGVFQPLDKSRLPSWNNLDAKVLASLEHYDPGVTYSAPYTWGSNGITYNVDMIKARMPDAPIGSLAMIFDPKVVSRFADCGVTLIDSPTDVLPLALAYLGRDPNSAAPEDLKAAQELLLKVRPYIRKFDSMSYLNGLANGDQCIAMTWSGDYATAQARAEEAGAKVKLDYFIPKEGSLIWFDDFYIPKDAPNVENAHAFIEYMLQPKVIAEVTDYIRYANSNQAATPLIAAEVRNDPAIYPDDATRARLFTQKTQPPKAMRLITRTWNTVKTGK, encoded by the coding sequence ATGCGCAAGACCCTGGTTGCAGCACTCGGCACGACGCTCATCCTGCTGCCCGCCCTCAGTTCGGCGGACGACGGCAAGACCTTGCGCCTGTACAACTGGTCGGACTACATCGGCGAGCACACCCTCGCCAATTTCGAGAAGGCCACCGGCATCAAGGTGGTCTACGACACCTTCGACTCCTACGAGACGGTCCAGGGCAAACTGCTGCCGGGCCGCTCCGGCTACGACCTGGTGGTGCTCAATGCCGCCCTGGTGCCGCCGCTGCTCCAGGCCGGAGTGTTCCAGCCGCTGGACAAATCCCGCCTGCCGAGCTGGAACAACCTCGACGCCAAGGTACTGGCGAGCCTCGAGCATTACGACCCGGGCGTGACCTACTCGGCGCCCTACACCTGGGGCAGCAACGGCATCACCTACAACGTCGACATGATCAAGGCCCGTATGCCCGACGCGCCCATCGGTTCCCTGGCGATGATCTTCGACCCGAAGGTGGTGTCGCGCTTCGCCGACTGCGGCGTGACCCTGATCGACTCGCCCACCGATGTGCTGCCGCTGGCCCTGGCGTATCTCGGCCGCGACCCGAACAGCGCGGCGCCGGAGGACCTCAAGGCCGCGCAGGAGCTGCTGCTGAAGGTGCGCCCCTATATCCGCAAGTTCGACTCCATGAGCTACCTCAACGGCCTGGCCAACGGCGACCAGTGCATCGCCATGACCTGGTCCGGCGACTACGCCACCGCCCAGGCCCGCGCCGAGGAAGCCGGCGCCAAGGTGAAGCTGGACTACTTCATTCCCAAGGAAGGCTCGCTGATCTGGTTCGATGACTTCTACATCCCCAAGGACGCGCCCAACGTGGAGAACGCCCACGCGTTCATCGAATACATGCTGCAACCCAAGGTGATCGCCGAAGTCACCGACTACATCCGCTACGCCAACAGCAACCAGGCGGCCACGCCGCTGATCGCGGCCGAGGTGCGCAACGACCCGGCGATCTATCCGGACGACGCCACCCGCGCCCGCCTGTTCACCCAGAAAACCCAGCCGCCCAAGGCAATGCGCCTGATCACCCGTACCTGGAATACGGTCAAGACCGGCAAATGA